One genomic segment of Streptomyces niveus includes these proteins:
- a CDS encoding GNAT family N-acetyltransferase codes for MTLRPWATGDAEAALPVYGVDEVSRWLAPALEPVSDLAAMERLVERWVTESATLEPPQGRWAVSLRETGELVGGVALLPLPPFGSDLEIGWQLAPGVWGQGLAAEAGHAVAHQAFESDAGVEELFAVVRPRNTRGAATARRVGMEWVGETEKYYNLQLQVYRLRKGDLDAGGPTAAFP; via the coding sequence TTGACCCTTCGACCGTGGGCGACGGGCGATGCCGAGGCCGCCCTGCCGGTGTACGGCGTGGACGAGGTGTCCCGATGGCTCGCCCCGGCTCTGGAGCCGGTGTCGGATCTGGCCGCCATGGAGCGCCTGGTCGAGCGGTGGGTGACCGAGTCGGCCACCCTCGAACCTCCCCAGGGCCGGTGGGCCGTCTCCCTGCGCGAGACCGGTGAGCTGGTCGGAGGGGTGGCCCTGCTGCCACTGCCTCCGTTCGGCAGCGATCTGGAGATCGGCTGGCAGCTCGCTCCCGGTGTCTGGGGGCAGGGTCTGGCCGCGGAGGCGGGCCATGCCGTGGCGCATCAGGCCTTCGAGTCGGACGCGGGTGTCGAGGAGTTGTTCGCGGTGGTACGACCCCGGAACACGCGAGGCGCGGCGACGGCCCGGCGGGTCGGGATGGAGTGGGTCGGCGAGACGGAGAAGTATTACAACCTGCAGTTGCAGGTCTACCGTCTGCGCAAGGGTGATCTCGACGCGGGCGGTCCCACGGCGGCCTTCCCTTAG
- a CDS encoding MFS transporter: MSASNSAPSPAAATAQDGSRGKLRTSLGAAAGTCVENYDFVAYGTASALYFGDVFFPESDPVVGTLLAFVTLGVGFLMRPIGGAIGGHLGDKYGRKPVLVTALLTMGIATVLIGVLPTYAQAGIAAPILLVLIRMVQGLAFGAEWGGAVMMAYEHAPRRRRGLYAAIPQAGNPLGIALANIVFLLSVNFDSDWAWRVPFLASSVLIVVGLVVRVKLTESPEFEETKASGETVKNPLATVLRNDWRNILRIIALRVVESCAYYLTATYLLSYITDRDENDRGIALAGIVIASLLAVGTTVLSGALTDRIGRRKLYLAGCLMAVAFGFPMFLMANTGNPVLVVLIYVIAIGVIHAALTGTQAAWFAELFKTNTRTSGASLGYQTAASVAGFAPFLAVLLAESFDWVGPAGFYVVIGLVGLIGVATTSETWGPRERAAAVAADKADASAAVPGPRETNETVAGSEGTARRS, translated from the coding sequence ATGAGCGCGAGCAACAGCGCACCCTCCCCGGCCGCCGCCACCGCTCAGGACGGCAGCCGCGGCAAGCTGAGGACCTCCCTCGGAGCCGCCGCGGGAACCTGTGTGGAGAACTACGACTTCGTCGCCTACGGCACGGCGTCCGCCCTCTACTTCGGTGACGTCTTCTTCCCCGAGTCCGACCCGGTCGTCGGCACCCTGCTGGCCTTCGTCACGCTCGGCGTCGGCTTCCTGATGCGCCCCATCGGCGGCGCGATCGGCGGCCATCTAGGCGACAAGTACGGCCGCAAGCCCGTCCTGGTCACCGCCCTGCTGACGATGGGCATCGCCACGGTCCTCATCGGTGTGCTGCCCACCTACGCGCAGGCCGGTATCGCCGCGCCGATCCTGCTCGTGCTGATCCGCATGGTGCAGGGTCTCGCGTTCGGTGCCGAGTGGGGCGGCGCGGTGATGATGGCGTACGAGCACGCACCGCGCAGGCGGCGCGGTCTGTACGCGGCGATACCCCAGGCGGGCAACCCGCTGGGTATCGCGCTGGCCAACATCGTGTTCCTGCTGTCGGTGAATTTCGACAGCGACTGGGCGTGGCGTGTGCCGTTCCTGGCCAGCTCGGTGCTGATCGTGGTCGGCCTGGTCGTCCGGGTGAAGCTGACGGAGTCGCCGGAGTTCGAGGAGACCAAGGCGAGCGGCGAGACCGTCAAGAACCCGCTCGCGACGGTGCTGCGCAACGACTGGCGGAACATCCTTCGGATCATCGCGCTGCGCGTCGTCGAGTCGTGCGCGTACTACCTCACGGCGACCTATCTGCTTTCGTACATCACCGACCGCGACGAGAACGACCGGGGCATCGCCCTCGCGGGCATCGTCATCGCGAGTCTTCTCGCGGTGGGCACGACGGTGCTGTCCGGTGCGCTGACCGACCGGATCGGCCGCCGGAAGCTGTATCTGGCCGGATGTCTGATGGCGGTCGCGTTCGGCTTCCCGATGTTCCTGATGGCCAACACCGGTAACCCGGTGCTCGTCGTGCTGATCTACGTGATCGCGATCGGTGTGATCCACGCGGCGCTGACCGGTACGCAGGCGGCGTGGTTCGCCGAGCTGTTCAAGACCAACACCCGTACGTCCGGCGCCTCGCTGGGCTACCAGACCGCGGCGTCCGTCGCCGGGTTCGCGCCGTTCCTGGCCGTGCTGCTGGCGGAGTCGTTCGACTGGGTGGGCCCGGCCGGTTTCTATGTGGTCATCGGGCTGGTCGGACTGATCGGCGTGGCGACGACGAGTGAGACCTGGGGTCCGCGGGAGCGCGCGGCGGCGGTGGCCGCCGACAAGGCGGACGCGTCGGCGGCGGTCCCGGGGCCTCGCGAAACGAACGAGACGGTGGCCGGGTCGGAGGGGACGGCCCGCCGGTCCTGA
- a CDS encoding MarR family winged helix-turn-helix transcriptional regulator: MTESLDRVARIQREWARERPDVDVRPQGVIGRLHRLGAYLTEELCVVYRKYGLGEGDFDVLATLRRAGEPFERAPGELAEHTMVTTGAMTKRVDRLERAGLVSRRASESDGRGRVVALTPEGRALIDRAFPEHMANERRLLEALTEGEAAQLEALLTKWLAATEEPRG, encoded by the coding sequence ATGACCGAATCCCTTGACCGCGTGGCCCGTATCCAGCGGGAATGGGCCCGCGAGCGCCCCGATGTCGATGTCCGTCCGCAGGGCGTGATCGGGCGGCTGCACCGCCTCGGGGCGTATCTCACCGAGGAGTTGTGCGTCGTGTACCGGAAGTACGGGCTGGGGGAGGGCGACTTCGACGTCCTGGCCACGCTGCGGCGGGCGGGTGAGCCGTTCGAACGCGCCCCCGGCGAACTGGCCGAGCACACCATGGTCACCACGGGTGCGATGACGAAACGCGTCGACCGGCTCGAACGGGCCGGGCTCGTGTCCCGGCGGGCGAGCGAGAGCGACGGGCGCGGCAGGGTCGTCGCGCTGACCCCGGAGGGCCGGGCGCTCATCGACCGCGCCTTCCCGGAGCACATGGCCAACGAGCGGCGCCTCCTGGAGGCCCTGACCGAGGGGGAGGCGGCGCAGCTCGAAGCTCTGCTGACCAAGTGGCTCGCCGCGACCGAGGAGCCTCGCGGCTGA
- a CDS encoding winged helix-turn-helix domain-containing protein yields the protein MTDSDSTPHGPKHESNTVVLDAKGLRALAHPIRVQLVGLLRKHGPSTATRLAERLGVNSGTASYHLRQLGDAGFVEEDAERGNARERWWRAVHQSTRFTEPELAEREPEAALAYLQSVAAAYTLRTQRALSELQTLPDQWRGTFDISDWPLRLTPEETVNLREELHALLARYRSDSPETAAEAPEGAERVSVIAQILPELDTPGRDSGDAAASGPAPARRRGMETW from the coding sequence ATGACGGATTCCGACAGCACCCCTCACGGTCCCAAGCACGAGTCGAACACGGTCGTCCTGGACGCGAAGGGACTGCGCGCCCTGGCCCACCCGATACGCGTCCAGCTGGTCGGGCTGCTGCGCAAGCACGGCCCCTCGACCGCCACCCGGCTCGCCGAGCGGCTCGGGGTCAACTCCGGTACGGCCAGTTACCACTTGCGCCAGCTCGGCGACGCCGGGTTCGTCGAGGAGGACGCGGAGCGCGGCAATGCGAGGGAACGCTGGTGGCGCGCCGTCCACCAGTCCACACGGTTCACCGAGCCCGAGCTGGCCGAGCGGGAGCCCGAGGCCGCGTTGGCCTATCTCCAGTCGGTCGCCGCCGCGTACACCCTGCGCACGCAACGGGCGCTCAGCGAGCTCCAGACACTGCCCGACCAGTGGCGCGGCACCTTCGACATCAGCGACTGGCCGCTGCGGCTGACTCCCGAGGAGACGGTGAATCTGCGGGAGGAACTGCACGCGCTGCTCGCGCGCTACCGCTCGGACAGTCCGGAGACGGCTGCCGAGGCGCCGGAGGGAGCCGAGCGCGTCTCCGTGATCGCCCAGATCCTGCCCGAGCTGGACACCCCGGGCAGGGACTCCGGCGATGCCGCCGCGAGCGGCCCGGCTCCCGCGCGTCGGCGGGGAATGGAGACCTGGTGA
- a CDS encoding type B 50S ribosomal protein L31, which yields MKPRIHPVSRPVVFRDRAADYAFLTRSTAESDKTIEWEDGGKYPVIDVETSSASHPFYTGNSQVLDTAGRVERFERRYGGAPKRG from the coding sequence ATGAAGCCTCGTATCCACCCCGTATCCCGTCCGGTGGTTTTCCGGGACCGCGCTGCCGATTACGCGTTTCTGACGCGCTCGACCGCGGAATCGGACAAGACGATCGAGTGGGAGGACGGGGGGAAGTACCCCGTCATCGACGTCGAGACATCATCGGCGAGCCACCCCTTCTACACAGGTAACTCGCAGGTTCTTGACACCGCGGGCCGTGTGGAGCGCTTCGAGCGCCGTTACGGCGGCGCACCGAAACGCGGATGA
- a CDS encoding DUF397 domain-containing protein: MNAPPAIMAESGMFVFPCAIVILKQRADVSTYLIEFVGPGVAPSQRAAPTRLSAHIVKEAWVTESWAWRKSSFSDAGADNCVELAWDADRVMIRDSRYPRRAVLGFSHVHWKAFLDHTRHTSHPRADDRP; encoded by the coding sequence GTGAACGCACCACCCGCGATCATGGCGGAATCCGGCATGTTCGTTTTCCCGTGCGCGATTGTTATCCTGAAGCAACGTGCCGACGTTTCAACGTACTTGATCGAATTCGTCGGGCCGGGAGTCGCACCGTCGCAGCGAGCTGCCCCAACCAGGCTTTCCGCACACATCGTCAAGGAGGCGTGGGTGACTGAGTCATGGGCATGGCGCAAGAGCAGCTTCAGCGATGCCGGCGCCGACAATTGCGTGGAACTCGCCTGGGACGCCGACCGGGTCATGATCCGTGATTCGCGGTATCCGCGCCGCGCCGTACTGGGCTTCTCCCACGTGCACTGGAAAGCCTTCCTCGACCACACCCGCCACACATCCCACCCCCGGGCAGACGACCGGCCGTGA
- a CDS encoding SDR family NAD(P)-dependent oxidoreductase gives MESQAYLSELFSLEGRVALVTGGSSGIGRAITEALARAGASVVIVARREAELAATVDELTNRGCRAAWVSGDLGTREGVRTVADEAAEMFGEPDTLVNCAGINLRPPLGETGDDVWDTTMSVNLEAPYLLGQRFGPGMAERGFGRIMHVTSQQAHRAFVQSGVYGVSKGALESLARSQAEAWSRYGVTCNTLVPGFVMTPLNERLSSDPERVAALAARTMAGRNGVAEDFAGAAVFLASRASAYITGQSVFVDGGFSVH, from the coding sequence ATGGAATCGCAGGCGTATCTCTCCGAACTCTTCTCCTTGGAAGGCCGCGTCGCCCTGGTCACCGGGGGCAGTTCCGGCATCGGAAGGGCCATCACCGAGGCCCTTGCCCGAGCCGGTGCGAGCGTCGTGATCGTGGCCCGCAGGGAGGCCGAACTGGCCGCCACGGTCGACGAGTTGACGAACCGTGGCTGCCGGGCGGCATGGGTGAGCGGCGATCTCGGTACGCGCGAAGGCGTCCGTACGGTGGCCGACGAGGCGGCGGAGATGTTCGGCGAACCGGACACTCTCGTCAACTGCGCCGGGATCAATCTGCGGCCCCCGCTGGGGGAGACCGGTGACGACGTGTGGGACACGACGATGTCGGTGAACCTCGAGGCGCCGTATCTGCTGGGGCAGCGGTTCGGTCCCGGCATGGCCGAGCGCGGTTTCGGACGGATCATGCACGTCACCTCCCAGCAGGCGCACCGGGCGTTCGTCCAGAGCGGTGTCTACGGCGTCTCGAAGGGCGCGCTGGAGTCGCTTGCCCGTTCGCAGGCCGAGGCGTGGTCGCGGTACGGGGTCACCTGCAACACGCTCGTGCCGGGGTTCGTGATGACGCCGCTCAACGAACGGCTCTCGTCCGACCCCGAGCGCGTGGCGGCGCTCGCCGCGCGCACGATGGCCGGGCGCAACGGGGTCGCGGAGGACTTCGCGGGCGCGGCCGTGTTCCTGGCGAGCCGGGCCTCCGCGTACATCACCGGGCAGTCGGTCTTCGTGGACGGCGGGTTCTCCGTCCACTGA
- a CDS encoding EamA family transporter: MEATAATSSASARWSLVTAVAPIAWGTTYFVTQRHLPADHPLYGAVFRALPAGIVLLALSRRRPHGALWWKALVLGTLNMGAFFALVYVAAQLLPTSVASTVMATAPVMMMLLAWPLLAERPRALPAVGAGVGIAGVCVMLLTNATGIDPLGVLASVAAMTMSSIGYILTKKWCPDVDVLALTSWQLIAGGTVLVPVAIAVEGAPPALDGGALLGFAYISGVATALAFTAWFTGLRHLSAGTVGLIGLLNPVTGVLLGTLVAGDTLTGRQGAGLVLVFLGIVLGQPGMTRAARALRARRPAARSGEPDPEPDPRPRERRPGRQRA; the protein is encoded by the coding sequence ATGGAAGCTACCGCCGCGACAAGCTCCGCGTCCGCCCGCTGGTCACTCGTCACCGCCGTCGCGCCGATCGCCTGGGGCACCACGTACTTCGTCACACAGCGCCATCTCCCCGCGGACCATCCGCTGTACGGGGCCGTGTTCCGGGCCCTGCCCGCCGGGATCGTCCTGCTGGCGCTGAGCCGACGACGGCCGCACGGGGCGCTGTGGTGGAAGGCGCTGGTGCTCGGCACCCTGAACATGGGGGCGTTCTTCGCCCTCGTCTACGTCGCCGCGCAACTCCTGCCGACCAGCGTCGCCTCGACGGTCATGGCGACCGCGCCGGTGATGATGATGCTGCTCGCCTGGCCGCTGCTGGCGGAGCGTCCGCGCGCACTGCCCGCCGTCGGCGCGGGCGTCGGGATCGCGGGCGTCTGCGTCATGCTCCTCACGAACGCGACCGGGATCGATCCGCTCGGCGTGCTCGCCTCCGTGGCCGCCATGACGATGTCCTCGATCGGCTACATCCTCACCAAGAAGTGGTGCCCGGACGTCGATGTTCTCGCGCTGACCTCATGGCAGCTCATCGCCGGAGGAACGGTGCTGGTGCCGGTCGCGATCGCCGTCGAAGGGGCGCCGCCGGCCCTGGACGGGGGCGCCCTGCTCGGTTTCGCCTACATCTCCGGCGTGGCGACGGCCCTCGCCTTCACGGCGTGGTTCACCGGCCTGCGGCACCTGAGCGCGGGGACGGTGGGGCTCATCGGTCTGCTCAACCCGGTCACCGGCGTCCTGCTCGGCACACTCGTCGCCGGGGACACCCTCACGGGGCGCCAGGGCGCCGGGCTGGTACTGGTGTTCCTCGGCATCGTGCTGGGGCAGCCGGGCATGACACGGGCCGCGCGCGCCCTGCGCGCACGGCGGCCGGCAGCGCGCTCCGGCGAACCCGACCCCGAACCCGACCCGCGGCCACGCGAACGCCGACCCGGGCGCCAACGGGCCTGA
- a CDS encoding alpha/beta fold hydrolase: MPVSDARAPLPPALVLDRSAARPRTAVLLLHGGRSEGLEPPPRLNLAAARMRPFTRAVLRATERHDVLVGRVRYRHRGWNGARADAAVDALRALDELEQLAGSVRVVLVGHSMGGRAALTVAGHDLVRGVVGLAPWCPPGEPVGQLADRQIVLVHGDRDRTTDPQGSRDVVRRARAAGGDACAVLMTGGDHAMLRRAGEWHSLTTELVSGLLGLAPLPGPVRRAFEEGRDPATSD; this comes from the coding sequence GTGCCCGTCAGCGATGCCCGTGCTCCGCTTCCGCCCGCCCTCGTGCTCGACAGATCGGCCGCGCGGCCCCGTACCGCCGTACTCCTGCTGCACGGAGGACGCTCGGAGGGGCTGGAGCCGCCGCCCCGGTTGAATCTGGCCGCCGCGCGGATGCGCCCGTTCACGCGGGCGGTGCTGCGCGCCACCGAGCGCCACGACGTCCTCGTGGGACGGGTCCGCTACCGGCACCGGGGATGGAACGGCGCGCGTGCCGACGCGGCGGTGGACGCGCTGCGGGCGCTCGACGAGCTGGAACAGCTCGCCGGTTCGGTACGGGTGGTGCTGGTCGGTCATTCGATGGGCGGGCGCGCCGCGCTCACCGTGGCCGGGCACGACCTGGTGCGCGGCGTGGTGGGGCTCGCCCCGTGGTGCCCGCCCGGGGAACCGGTGGGCCAGCTCGCGGACCGGCAGATCGTCCTCGTGCACGGTGACCGGGACCGTACGACCGACCCGCAGGGCAGCCGCGACGTCGTGCGCCGCGCCCGTGCGGCGGGCGGCGACGCGTGCGCGGTGCTGATGACCGGCGGTGACCACGCGATGCTCCGGCGTGCCGGCGAGTGGCATTCGCTCACCACCGAACTGGTCTCGGGTCTGCTCGGCCTCGCTCCACTGCCCGGCCCGGTCCGCCGCGCGTTCGAAGAGGGGCGGGATCCGGCGACAAGCGACTGA
- a CDS encoding RpiB/LacA/LacB family sugar-phosphate isomerase: MRIALGNDHAGHALKNHVRGVLERLGHEVLDRGTDSDAPVDFPDITFATCDAVRTGEADRAVLVCGTGAGALMAANKIAGIRCGLGHDVYSAHQAVEHDDANAIAMGAWLIGPAMAGAVIEAFLGATFDNDEDTVRRVAKLHELELRSARELAGELPADGS, translated from the coding sequence ATGAGAATCGCTCTGGGCAACGACCACGCCGGACACGCGCTGAAGAACCATGTGCGCGGCGTCCTGGAACGGCTCGGCCACGAAGTCCTCGACCGCGGCACGGACAGTGACGCGCCGGTCGACTTCCCCGACATCACCTTCGCCACCTGCGACGCCGTACGCACAGGTGAGGCCGACCGCGCCGTGCTCGTGTGCGGAACCGGCGCCGGCGCGCTGATGGCGGCCAACAAGATCGCCGGTATCCGCTGCGGTCTCGGGCACGACGTCTACTCGGCCCACCAGGCGGTCGAGCACGACGACGCGAACGCCATCGCCATGGGTGCCTGGCTGATCGGCCCGGCGATGGCGGGCGCGGTGATCGAGGCGTTCCTCGGCGCGACGTTCGACAACGACGAGGACACCGTCCGGCGGGTCGCCAAGCTCCACGAACTGGAGCTCAGGTCGGCGCGCGAACTCGCAGGGGAACTCCCCGCCGACGGGAGCTGA
- a CDS encoding ribokinase: protein MPTTVFVVGSLNADQLLEVPAFPAAGETVLASDVLITAGGKGGNQAVAASRAGAAVTMIGALGDDAHGRLVRRALTESGVDTGWVVTADGTHTGTAVVAVEAGGENRIIVASGANARLTRQDVESGLAGAAPGDLVLLQLETPVEVVAHAARFAKERGATVVLNAAPAPADTGCLTTDIDLLVVNEVEMRAVAGLVGADEGREGGEGDEGRDGRDVAGTVLTTSRALDCVVVCTTGADGAYVNVGDRVIHIPAVRVTAVDTTAAGDTYTGYLAAALARGESDLPAALATASAAAAVTVTRRGAMASIPYAAEIGEVRANPDTTDANSITDTTDNTGTADITELTTKG, encoded by the coding sequence ATGCCCACCACCGTCTTCGTCGTCGGCAGCCTCAACGCCGACCAGCTCCTGGAGGTGCCCGCGTTCCCGGCGGCCGGCGAGACCGTGCTCGCGTCGGACGTACTGATCACCGCCGGAGGCAAGGGCGGCAACCAGGCCGTGGCCGCCTCACGGGCCGGTGCGGCGGTCACCATGATCGGCGCGCTCGGCGACGACGCGCACGGCCGGCTCGTACGCCGGGCGCTGACCGAATCGGGTGTGGACACCGGGTGGGTGGTGACCGCCGACGGTACGCACACGGGCACGGCGGTCGTCGCCGTGGAGGCGGGGGGCGAGAACCGCATCATCGTGGCGTCCGGCGCGAACGCCCGTCTCACCCGGCAGGACGTGGAGTCGGGGCTCGCCGGGGCGGCGCCCGGTGATCTCGTACTGCTCCAGTTGGAGACCCCGGTGGAGGTGGTCGCCCACGCGGCCCGTTTCGCCAAGGAGCGCGGCGCCACCGTCGTACTCAACGCCGCCCCGGCCCCCGCCGACACCGGCTGTCTGACGACCGACATCGACCTGTTGGTGGTCAACGAGGTGGAGATGCGGGCGGTGGCCGGGCTGGTCGGCGCGGACGAGGGCCGGGAGGGCGGCGAGGGCGACGAGGGTCGCGACGGCCGGGATGTGGCGGGCACCGTGCTCACCACGTCCCGGGCGCTGGACTGCGTCGTCGTCTGCACCACGGGCGCGGACGGCGCGTACGTCAACGTCGGCGACCGGGTGATCCACATCCCCGCCGTACGGGTCACCGCCGTGGACACCACGGCGGCCGGCGACACCTACACCGGCTATCTCGCGGCCGCCCTCGCCCGCGGCGAGAGCGACCTGCCCGCCGCACTGGCGACGGCTTCGGCCGCGGCGGCGGTCACGGTCACGCGGCGGGGAGCGATGGCCTCGATCCCGTACGCGGCCGAGATCGGCGAGGTGCGCGCAAACCCCGACACCACCGACGCCAACAGCATCACTGACACCACCGACAACACCGGCACCGCCGACATCACCGAACTCACCACGAAGGGCTGA
- a CDS encoding LacI family DNA-binding transcriptional regulator — translation MDSTVTIKDVAALAGVSVGTTSRVLSGNPSTSPAARERVHAAVAELGYRPDARARSLRSARSQTVGLLISDVRNPFFAEVAHGAEQAALRSSYVTLLANANEDPEQQDTYLESFLTQRVDGIIIAPQGEDSANLRTLATTVPLVFVDRTVDGFEVPSVTSDNALGIDQAVAHLADRGHTRIGYIGGPRSISTGRARHDAFVRAVARHGLDADPELITSGDFRSASGSTAAERLLSGGRPPTALLAADSPMAVGALGTLRRRGLRIGSDIDLVAFDDIEWFSELDPPLTVVSHDAQAMGSTAMRLLLDVIEGRTPESVILPTRLVVRESSGGRRRPV, via the coding sequence ATGGACAGCACCGTGACCATCAAGGACGTCGCCGCACTCGCCGGCGTCTCCGTGGGCACGACGTCCCGAGTGCTCTCCGGCAACCCCTCCACCTCTCCCGCCGCCCGTGAGCGCGTCCACGCCGCCGTCGCCGAACTCGGCTACCGGCCGGACGCCCGTGCGCGCTCCCTGCGCTCGGCCCGTTCGCAGACGGTGGGACTGCTCATCTCCGACGTACGCAACCCGTTCTTCGCCGAAGTGGCGCACGGCGCCGAACAAGCCGCCCTACGCTCCTCGTACGTCACCCTCCTCGCCAACGCCAACGAGGATCCCGAGCAGCAGGACACCTATCTGGAGTCCTTCCTCACCCAGCGGGTCGACGGCATCATCATCGCTCCGCAGGGCGAGGACAGCGCCAACCTGCGGACCCTCGCCACCACCGTGCCCCTCGTGTTCGTCGACCGGACCGTCGACGGATTCGAGGTGCCCAGCGTGACCTCCGACAACGCGCTGGGCATCGACCAGGCCGTCGCCCATCTCGCCGACCGCGGCCACACCCGTATCGGCTACATCGGCGGCCCCCGGTCCATCTCCACCGGCCGCGCCAGGCACGACGCCTTCGTGCGTGCCGTCGCCCGGCACGGTCTCGACGCCGACCCCGAGCTGATCACCTCCGGTGACTTCCGCTCGGCGAGCGGTTCGACGGCGGCCGAACGGCTGCTGTCCGGCGGACGCCCGCCGACCGCGCTGCTCGCGGCCGACAGCCCGATGGCGGTGGGCGCGCTCGGGACGCTGCGCCGCCGTGGGCTGCGCATCGGCTCGGACATCGATCTGGTGGCCTTCGACGACATCGAGTGGTTCTCCGAACTCGACCCGCCGCTGACCGTCGTCTCGCACGACGCGCAGGCCATGGGGTCGACGGCGATGAGGCTCCTCCTCGACGTCATCGAGGGCCGCACACCCGAATCGGTGATCCTGCCGACGCGTCTCGTCGTACGCGAGTCGTCGGGCGGCCGACGCCGACCGGTCTGA
- a CDS encoding VOC family protein — translation MISIGTIVMGASDVRRAAEFWSRALDYVPRDGEVEDDWVVLVLVPADGAGPGLSLGLSGTPVQEHPRVHLDLYASDAAEQAAEVTRLVSLGAERVDWDLYPDAPDFVVLADTEGNRFCVIDTGRG, via the coding sequence GTGATCAGCATCGGGACGATCGTGATGGGCGCCTCCGACGTGCGGCGCGCGGCCGAATTCTGGAGCCGTGCGCTGGACTACGTCCCGCGCGACGGCGAGGTGGAGGACGACTGGGTCGTCCTCGTCCTCGTCCCCGCCGACGGTGCGGGGCCGGGTCTCTCCCTCGGGCTCAGCGGGACGCCGGTGCAGGAACACCCCCGCGTCCACCTCGACCTCTACGCGAGCGACGCGGCCGAGCAGGCTGCGGAAGTGACGCGCCTGGTGTCGCTGGGAGCCGAACGCGTGGACTGGGACCTCTATCCCGACGCCCCGGACTTCGTCGTCCTGGCCGACACCGAGGGCAACCGCTTCTGCGTCATCGACACCGGCCGGGGCTGA
- a CDS encoding AAA family ATPase: MSAQLRSAVVLITGVMAAGKSTVAGLLAERLPRAAHVRGDTFRRMLVSGREEPLPEATAEATAQLDLRQRITATVADAYAEDGWTAVVQDIVIGEDLSRFVARVRTRPLYVVVLAPSAEAVRSREHARPKTGYGVWSVEALDHSLRAETPRMGLWLDTTKQTPAQTVSAILADLPAALVTIDRDRLRG, encoded by the coding sequence GTGAGCGCCCAGCTACGTTCCGCGGTCGTCCTGATCACCGGAGTGATGGCCGCCGGGAAGTCGACCGTCGCCGGCCTTCTGGCCGAACGGCTGCCACGCGCCGCCCACGTCCGCGGCGACACCTTCCGCCGCATGCTCGTCTCCGGCCGGGAGGAACCGCTGCCCGAGGCGACCGCGGAGGCCACGGCCCAACTGGACCTGCGCCAACGGATCACGGCGACGGTGGCGGACGCCTACGCCGAGGACGGATGGACAGCCGTCGTCCAGGACATCGTCATCGGCGAGGACTTGAGCCGATTCGTCGCCAGGGTCCGCACACGGCCTCTCTACGTCGTCGTGCTCGCCCCCTCGGCCGAGGCCGTACGGAGCAGGGAGCACGCGCGTCCGAAGACCGGCTACGGGGTCTGGTCGGTCGAGGCGCTCGACCACAGCCTGCGCGCGGAGACTCCGCGTATGGGTCTGTGGCTCGACACGACGAAGCAGACACCGGCGCAGACGGTCTCTGCGATCCTCGCCGACCTCCCGGCCGCGCTCGTCACGATCGACCGGGACCGCCTCAGGGGGTGA